Proteins found in one Micropterus dolomieu isolate WLL.071019.BEF.003 ecotype Adirondacks linkage group LG10, ASM2129224v1, whole genome shotgun sequence genomic segment:
- the vgll2a gene encoding transcription cofactor vestigial-like protein 2a — protein MSCLDVMYQVFGPQPYFSSYSPYHHQKLALYSKMQDPQDSASRLGPLGPPAIKEEDKELPPGAEYLSSRCVLFTYFQGDISAVVDEHFSRALSHTTAYPASSSHKAVRDGSFPMSQRSFPPSFWNSSYQPSVSSTLGSALSAPHTELPFPADPYSSSSLHSHLHQPSPDAWHPSHHHHHHHHHPYSLGGTIGTQGSAYTRPGGHEMYSTAFDPRYGSLLVPSVRPHHRLTSCSSVPGPSASPCDLGGKGESGTGSAWSGAFTGAGAEIGLNVDTGLQAQDKSKDLYWF, from the exons ATGAGCTGCCTGGATGTGATGTACCAAGTGTTTGGTCCTCAGCCCTATTTCAGCTCCTACAGCCCCTATCACCACCAG AAACTGGCCTTGTATTCCAAAATGCAAGATCCCCAGGACAGCGCCAGCCGGCTCGGCCCCCTGGGCCCTCCGGCGATCAAAGAGGAGGACAAGGAGCTGCCGCCGGGTGCCGAGTACCTAAGCTCCCGCTGCGTCCTCTTCACTTACTTCCAGGGAGACATCAGCGCTGTGGTGGACGAGCACTTCAGCCGAGCCCTCAGCCACACAACTGCATACCCTGCCTCAAGCAGCCACAAGGCCgtaagag ATGGATCATTCCCTATGAGCCAGAGAAGTTTCCCTCCGTCTTTCTGGAACAGTTCCTACCAGCCCTCGGTCTCCTCGACCCTAGGCAGCGCTCTGTCAGCTCCCCACACAGAGCTCCCCTTCCCTGCGGACCcgtactcctcctcctccctgcacAGCCATCTCCACCAGCCCAGCCCCGACGCCTGGCACCCatcccatcatcatcaccatcaccaccaccacccttaCTCACTAGGGGGCACTATAGGCACCCAAGGCTCAGCATACACACGTCCGGGGGGACACGAGATGTACAGCACAGCGTTCGACCCCCGCTACGGTTCTCTGCTGGTGCCATCAGTGAGGCCTCATCACCGTCTGACGTCCTGCAGCTCGGTACCGGGGCCCAGCGCCTCGCCCTGTGACCTGGGAGGGAAGGGGGAGTCAGGTACGGGTTCTGCCTGGAGCGGTGCTTTCACCGGAGCCGGAGCAGAGATCGGACTAAACGTTGACACAG GTCTGCAGGCACAGGATAAGAGCAAGGATTTGTATTGGTTTTAG